Below is a genomic region from Phycisphaeraceae bacterium.
GCCACGCCTTCGACGACTTCGCCGTCGGCGGGAATGATCATGCCTGCCTCGACGAGAACATGGTCGCCGCATCGGAGCATGTTCGACGGAGGCTTGGTGATCTGAGCGGCTCGCGGGGGTTCGCCGAGCTTCCGCGCAGTGACCTCGTGACGCGCGGACCGAAGGGAGTCGGCCTGCGCTCGACCGCGCGCCTCGGCGAGCGCTTCGGCGAGCGCTTCGGCGAAGGTGGCAAACCAAACGGTGAGCCAGAGAAAGAGCGCCACCAGGGTGACGAAGCTCAGTGAGGCGATGTCACCACGGGCGAGGGTCCGGATCACTTCGATCGTCGTGAGGGCGGCGCCGAGCCAGGCGACGAACATCACCGGATTGCGCTGCATCGCGAGCGGATTGAGCGCACGGAGCGACCGGACGAGGGATGGCACCATCATGTCCCGGGGACCAGAGTGTTGATGGTGAGGCCTGCATGGTTCCACAAGCTCCTTCGAGCGGGCGTGCGTCGCGATAGGCGGTCAGTGGCCGACGAACAGGAGGTGCTCGGCCAGGGGACCGAGCACGGTGAGCGGATTGGGCGAGTTGTGCATCGCATTCACCGATCCGTTCGAGGTCGTGGTGGTGGACACGGTCCAGAGCGGTTGAAGCGACAGGAGAATCAACGCGCGCTGTCAGGCATCTGTCGCTCACGGCGGCGCCTCGATTCAACGCCGGCGCATCAAGGGCGCATCAAGATGTCGGCCATGCCGAGGCGCGGGCGAAGGACGCGCATGGCGGGTGTGGTGATCTCCCCGGGGGTGGGTCGGCTCGCGCGGAACTCGCTCCACGGCGAC
It encodes:
- a CDS encoding potassium-transporting ATPase subunit KdpA, translating into MSTTTTSNGSVNAMHNSPNPLTVLGPLAEHLLFVGH